One window of the Pedobacter ginsengisoli genome contains the following:
- a CDS encoding SusD/RagB family nutrient-binding outer membrane lipoprotein, with product MKKICLMVLALIVLNSCTKNFEEINTNPNQITDKMLEQDFNLVGSSFSVMLFNLMGHQIEEDLCYDNWMGYMGSPTPYVAGVNNTTYYLRWIDAYWNRIYGSVMSPSKQVIQLAEEKNLPLFGDWAKLVRILAISKLTAIYGPVIYSNYGTAGLGSIKYDKESDLYNNLFTQLDEIETNFKANTSYTGFTKFDPSYKGNIASWLKLLNSVRFRLAMRLVKVSPTVAKTQGEKALADPVGLITTNAENFLISLNGEVMPVSMICFDWNDTRMGATMESFMVGLKDGRMNKYFAEVSDASLVTDHPAYKFKGIRSGAFINAKDDRVSYSTISTDFKSVQNRRGFTASEIAFLKAEAALRGWANAGDAKTNYENGVRLSFADWGAAGVDTYLADATSKPINYIDPKDSKNNFTALSAITVAWNEGDANELKLEKIITQKYLATFTNTLEAWVDFRRTGYPKIPHVAKNDSSPDWGVITADQWIKRLVFVPAERTGNAAAVSEAATFLTSGKDDIASRLWWDTGTPGNF from the coding sequence ATGAAAAAAATATGTTTAATGGTGCTTGCTTTGATCGTACTCAACTCCTGCACCAAGAATTTCGAAGAGATAAATACAAATCCAAATCAGATCACAGATAAAATGTTAGAGCAAGACTTTAATCTGGTTGGATCTTCCTTCTCGGTTATGTTATTTAACCTGATGGGCCACCAAATTGAAGAAGATTTGTGTTATGATAACTGGATGGGATATATGGGCTCTCCAACCCCTTATGTTGCAGGTGTAAATAATACCACTTATTACCTGCGTTGGATCGATGCCTATTGGAACCGTATATATGGTAGTGTAATGTCTCCTTCAAAACAGGTAATACAGCTTGCAGAAGAAAAAAACTTACCATTATTTGGCGATTGGGCAAAATTGGTTAGAATATTAGCCATATCGAAATTAACGGCCATCTATGGTCCTGTGATCTATTCGAACTATGGTACTGCTGGTTTAGGTTCTATAAAATACGACAAGGAGTCGGATCTTTATAACAACCTGTTCACACAGTTAGATGAGATTGAAACAAATTTCAAAGCCAACACATCATACACCGGATTTACCAAATTCGACCCGAGCTATAAAGGCAACATCGCTTCATGGTTAAAACTACTTAATTCGGTACGTTTCCGTTTAGCTATGCGTTTGGTTAAGGTTAGCCCTACAGTTGCTAAAACACAAGGAGAAAAAGCCCTGGCTGACCCGGTTGGATTAATTACTACCAATGCCGAGAATTTCCTGATTTCGTTAAATGGAGAGGTTATGCCTGTTTCAATGATCTGTTTTGATTGGAACGATACTCGTATGGGTGCAACCATGGAATCTTTTATGGTAGGTTTAAAAGATGGACGTATGAACAAATATTTTGCTGAAGTAAGCGATGCCAGTTTAGTTACTGACCATCCTGCATACAAATTTAAAGGTATTCGTAGCGGAGCTTTCATCAATGCTAAAGATGACAGGGTTTCATATTCTACAATTAGTACAGATTTCAAATCAGTGCAAAATAGAAGAGGGTTTACTGCATCTGAAATAGCTTTTTTGAAAGCTGAAGCGGCATTAAGAGGATGGGCAAACGCAGGAGATGCTAAAACAAACTATGAAAATGGAGTACGCCTTTCTTTTGCAGATTGGGGAGCAGCAGGTGTTGATACCTATTTGGCTGATGCAACGAGTAAACCAATCAACTATATTGATCCAAAAGACAGTAAAAATAATTTTACAGCTCTTTCGGCTATTACCGTAGCCTGGAATGAAGGAGATGCTAATGAACTGAAACTGGAAAAAATTATCACACAAAAATACTTAGCTACTTTTACCAATACTTTAGAAGCATGGGTAGATTTTAGAAGGACAGGATATCCTAAAATACCGCATGTTGCTAAAAATGACAGTAGCCCTGATTGGGGAGTAATAACAGCCGATCAATGGATAAAAAGACTCGTATTTGTACCTGCAGAAAGAACCGGTAATGCTGCTGCCGTTTCAGAAGCTGCGACTTTTTTAACTTCTGGTAAAGACGATATCGCATCGCGCTTATGGTGGGATACAGGCACTCCAGGTAATTTCTAA
- a CDS encoding FecR family protein, with the protein MTDQRFTELLGKRLAGEISPKELIELKELLSKSADHRNEYENLTSYFNDENPTSNNIHSVFEKIKGSITIPGPKPVQNIEEPIKRNFTIWYRIAAVIAFCICSFAAYQFFLSDNNADNKHVGDWKVLQTPGKDKSKIFLEDGTQISLNSNTQLKYPASFKGKNREVYLTGEAFFDVKKDPEHPFIIHTRHMSIKVLGTAFDVKVYENDSFIETTLVRGLIQITMNNKPAEKIILKPKEKFTLADKNNVNYTITPITYYNSLDSTNNNLMETSWLNDKLVFKNQTFASIARNAERKYGVEIRFRDEQKKNYTFTGKFEKESIDELLNALRYIENFHYKKEGNIIYIY; encoded by the coding sequence ATGACTGATCAAAGATTTACGGAGTTATTGGGCAAAAGATTAGCAGGTGAAATTTCACCTAAAGAGCTGATTGAGCTTAAAGAACTACTTTCAAAAAGTGCAGATCATAGGAATGAGTACGAAAATCTAACCAGTTATTTTAACGACGAAAACCCAACATCTAATAATATCCACTCAGTTTTTGAAAAAATAAAAGGTAGCATAACTATACCGGGACCTAAGCCAGTTCAAAATATTGAAGAACCGATAAAAAGAAATTTTACTATTTGGTACCGAATTGCGGCTGTTATTGCTTTTTGTATCTGCTCTTTTGCTGCTTATCAGTTTTTTCTTTCAGACAACAACGCTGACAACAAGCACGTTGGCGACTGGAAAGTTTTGCAAACTCCAGGCAAGGATAAATCAAAGATCTTTCTTGAAGATGGTACTCAGATTAGCTTAAACTCTAATACTCAATTAAAATATCCGGCATCTTTTAAAGGAAAAAACAGGGAAGTGTATTTGACCGGTGAAGCCTTTTTTGACGTTAAGAAAGATCCTGAACATCCTTTTATCATCCATACACGACATATGAGTATAAAGGTATTGGGAACTGCTTTTGATGTGAAGGTTTACGAAAATGATTCATTTATAGAGACAACTTTGGTAAGGGGACTTATTCAGATTACAATGAATAATAAACCTGCTGAAAAGATCATATTAAAACCCAAAGAGAAGTTTACGCTTGCTGACAAAAACAACGTTAATTATACAATAACTCCAATAACTTACTATAATTCATTGGATAGCACTAACAATAACTTAATGGAAACTTCGTGGCTAAATGATAAGTTAGTGTTCAAAAATCAAACGTTCGCTTCTATTGCCCGAAATGCTGAAAGAAAGTATGGAGTTGAAATAAGGTTTAGAGATGAGCAAAAGAAAAACTATACTTTTACGGGAAAGTTTGAGAAAGAAAGCATTGATGAATTATTAAATGCTTTAAGATATATTGAAAATTTCCACTATAAAAAAGAGGGAAATATTATATATATTTATTAA
- a CDS encoding SusC/RagA family TonB-linked outer membrane protein, protein MIATNVHSQTKVTLKLESVSFDRVINEIQNQTSYRFVFSERKIPSKKITINVKNEETFKVLDQIFMNTDYNYKLLSNNLIVIKSRLTEDDDIDSIMTLNEVIVTALNIKKENRKIGYSVSTIDGPLLTKARESNLAMALEGLVAGLNVSGVNGGPGSSARILLRGAASKDAGPPLFIINGIPIDNTQRGSANEYGGVDYGDGISNINPDDVETITVLKGSSASALYGARAANGVIIITIKSGKKRSGNSIEYNSNFSFDSPVNNTDYQYIYGQGNQNLRPQNIAGAIATGILSWGEKMDGQPSVQINGESHPYQPVKDNIKKFYRTAPAFTNTISVNGGSGKSTYHASASILDYQSILKNSYLNRKTSNIFASYDLTKKLTLTLNGNYIYERGKNRSYLSDGPINANYGINAIATSADQASLAPGYDAITGAETRWNADEYKTNPYFTINKKEDNATRDRFISSALIKYNLKSWLFLQGRIGYDISNDHILSIIPTGTAFSINGQGGINALNQSKTSELNTDILFSGNRDITKDLNIDVSAGASFRNGRTQLHELTGTQFIIPYLYTVDNLSAVNRRNTLSRIVTQSAYYTVDLDFKKFLTISSTGRYDVYSTLPRNNRGIFVPSVSGSFIFSNFLKLKGLDFGKIRTSFAQTSGEPAVPYTTQVYYSSDRSINGVPLGNFSRDLPNYNLKPFTLNEFETGINLRLFGNKVDFDFTYFYRITNKEIINAGQSVTTGFTSAYVNLGKTRNTGIETSIQTNLITNENFSWKAGINASHINNLLISIDGISSYAFGGTYRPLNANTALVVGKSITQIMAYDYQYDKNGNIIIGSDGVPKRGELKPMGSVLPSYYGGFSNNFHYKNFNLSFLIDYKFGNKILSATENFSYTLGLNKATLNGRETGIVAKGVYENGETNTTNVAAYNYYPALATNISALSVLNGSFIKLRQVVLGYTFSSKALNKTPFRNISIDLISRNLLTILKYTKNIDPESQFSPSLAYAGIEGASLPATRTFGINLNLKFK, encoded by the coding sequence ATGATAGCAACTAATGTGCATTCGCAAACGAAAGTGACATTAAAACTCGAATCAGTAAGTTTTGATCGGGTTATTAACGAAATACAAAATCAGACCTCTTATAGATTTGTATTTAGTGAACGTAAAATTCCCAGCAAGAAAATTACCATCAACGTAAAAAATGAGGAGACCTTTAAGGTACTTGATCAGATTTTCATGAACACTGACTACAACTATAAATTACTTTCAAATAACCTGATTGTTATAAAATCGAGGCTAACAGAAGATGATGATATTGATTCAATTATGACCTTAAATGAGGTAATAGTTACTGCCTTGAATATTAAAAAAGAGAACAGGAAAATTGGTTATTCGGTATCAACTATTGATGGGCCCTTATTAACAAAAGCAAGGGAATCGAATCTTGCTATGGCATTAGAAGGATTAGTGGCAGGGCTAAATGTTAGTGGTGTAAATGGCGGTCCGGGCTCATCGGCCAGAATTCTGCTAAGAGGTGCAGCAAGTAAGGATGCAGGGCCTCCTCTTTTTATAATTAATGGAATCCCTATTGATAATACCCAGCGTGGAAGTGCAAATGAATACGGAGGTGTAGATTATGGGGATGGAATTAGTAACATCAATCCTGACGATGTAGAGACAATTACAGTACTGAAAGGATCTTCTGCTTCTGCTTTATATGGTGCGCGAGCAGCAAACGGTGTAATCATAATTACCATTAAGAGTGGCAAAAAAAGATCAGGCAACTCTATTGAATACAATTCCAATTTCTCATTTGATAGTCCTGTTAACAATACAGATTATCAATACATATATGGTCAGGGCAACCAAAACTTAAGACCGCAAAATATTGCAGGAGCAATTGCAACAGGGATTCTTAGCTGGGGAGAAAAGATGGATGGACAACCTAGCGTACAAATTAATGGAGAAAGCCATCCTTACCAGCCGGTAAAAGACAATATAAAAAAATTCTATAGAACAGCACCTGCATTTACTAATACCATTTCAGTAAATGGTGGATCGGGGAAAAGCACTTATCATGCCTCTGCTTCGATTCTTGACTATCAGTCAATTTTAAAAAACAGCTACCTGAATAGAAAAACTTCAAACATATTTGCTTCCTACGATCTCACTAAAAAGCTCACGCTTACTTTAAATGGCAATTACATTTATGAACGGGGCAAAAACAGATCATATCTTAGTGATGGTCCGATTAATGCGAATTATGGTATCAATGCAATAGCAACAAGCGCAGATCAGGCTTCGTTAGCACCTGGATATGATGCAATTACAGGGGCTGAAACCAGGTGGAATGCTGATGAATATAAAACCAATCCATACTTCACCATTAATAAGAAAGAAGATAATGCCACACGCGACAGATTTATATCGTCAGCGCTTATCAAATATAATTTGAAAAGTTGGTTATTCTTACAAGGAAGGATTGGATATGACATTAGTAATGACCACATTCTAAGCATAATACCAACAGGAACTGCCTTTTCCATCAATGGCCAGGGTGGCATAAATGCGTTAAATCAATCAAAAACTTCTGAGTTAAATACTGATATTCTTTTTTCCGGGAACAGAGATATTACCAAAGATCTTAATATAGATGTATCCGCCGGTGCAAGTTTTCGAAATGGAAGGACACAATTACATGAATTAACCGGAACTCAATTTATCATACCATATCTCTATACGGTTGATAATCTGTCGGCAGTTAACAGAAGAAATACACTGTCAAGAATTGTTACCCAGTCTGCATATTATACAGTTGACCTTGATTTCAAAAAATTCCTTACCATATCATCTACCGGACGATACGATGTATACTCTACGCTTCCCCGCAATAACCGGGGAATTTTTGTGCCAAGTGTTTCAGGGAGTTTTATCTTTTCTAATTTTTTAAAATTAAAAGGCCTTGATTTTGGTAAAATCAGAACGAGTTTTGCTCAAACAAGTGGAGAGCCTGCGGTACCCTATACTACCCAAGTTTATTATTCTTCTGATAGGTCTATAAACGGAGTTCCCTTAGGGAATTTTTCAAGAGATTTACCCAACTACAATTTAAAGCCATTTACATTAAATGAGTTTGAAACAGGAATTAATTTAAGGCTTTTCGGAAACAAAGTAGATTTTGACTTTACATACTTCTACAGAATCACCAATAAGGAAATTATTAATGCCGGCCAGTCTGTAACTACAGGCTTTACATCTGCTTATGTAAATTTAGGCAAAACCCGTAATACAGGTATTGAAACTTCCATTCAAACCAATTTAATTACCAATGAGAATTTCAGTTGGAAAGCCGGAATTAATGCCAGCCACATAAATAATTTATTGATATCAATAGATGGCATCAGTAGTTATGCATTTGGAGGTACTTACCGCCCGTTAAATGCAAATACAGCCCTTGTTGTTGGCAAGTCGATAACCCAGATTATGGCTTATGATTATCAGTATGATAAGAACGGGAACATTATTATTGGTTCAGATGGGGTTCCAAAACGTGGTGAGTTGAAACCAATGGGTAGTGTACTTCCGTCATATTACGGAGGGTTTAGTAATAACTTTCACTATAAAAACTTCAATTTGAGTTTTCTTATAGATTATAAATTTGGAAACAAAATCCTCTCGGCCACAGAAAACTTCTCCTACACTCTTGGCCTTAATAAGGCAACACTCAACGGTCGAGAAACAGGCATAGTTGCAAAAGGTGTATATGAAAATGGAGAAACAAATACCACAAATGTTGCTGCTTATAACTACTATCCCGCATTGGCAACTAATATTTCAGCACTTTCCGTTTTAAATGGCAGTTTTATAAAATTGCGACAGGTTGTGCTTGGTTACACATTCTCGTCTAAAGCATTAAACAAAACGCCATTTAGGAATATCTCAATTGATTTAATTAGCAGAAATTTACTAACTATTTTAAAGTATACTAAAAATATAGATCCCGAATCTCAGTTTTCACCCAGTCTTGCTTATGCGGGAATAGAAGGTGCATCCTTACCTGCAACCAGAACATTTGGTATAAATCTAAATCTGAAGTTTAAGTAA
- a CDS encoding SusC/RagA family TonB-linked outer membrane protein: protein MKMRKVHSTTSALEITFSSTNRGLRKLALLAVAALGLQNTANAEGIVPNKSLLPNLSKVVKHPINVKTVAKTVTGLVIDDSGLPLPGATVAAKGTNAKTVTNSEGKFTLNVPDNATTLVVSYIGMESQEVNISNLTNVTITLKASGNANLTEVVVTALGVKREKRALTFAAQQLVGAELTKAGSPNFMEALSGKAAGIDIGISNSGVGGSTKTVLRGSKSIAGNSEALFVIDGVPVVNNKGGQPGSYGGTDGGDGLSALNQDDFESVTILRGANGAILYGSQGANGVILINTKKGQAGKVAIALNSTINFSNAATLPEFQFDYGAIGGSDYSWSKTKGDYQRNYIDDFFQTGVNTINSLSISGGNERTTTYFSYGNNHASGIVPTSSYNKHNVTFSQETKIFDDKLTLSGNVRFSNEKSKNRSGAGYYNNPLTGLYLFARERDFNEYKTNYQVFSTERNLYKQNWYSTEEKQNNPFWELYNDPKLSTSNRVIASAKASYSFLPHFKFDVRGNIDYNDRLLDYRYAAGGNSVSVSSNGTWNYTKYNDKALYGDAILSYDNTFGKFSLNGVLGGSIQDYTFNDGMTFANGTTPLQYPNFFSFANLPYNLVINQTYSRVQKQGLFANASVGFKDMLYVDLAGRNDYASTLATTGNDSYFYYSAGVSAIISQMITMPREINFLKLRASTSQVGNEVPYNIVNPGNVIGGAGGPNGIGGITRNTQTPFATLVPEKITSNEIGLESRFLDDRLSLDFTYYKNTSTNQFLSLPAPSGSGYTFYYVNAGKVSNQGFELTLGGDPIKTDNFKWNTSVNLSRNTNKIVELIADNPGYQVGSDSEGFNSIIKAGGSFNDLYIFKFARNASGQIILDDAGKPSKAATQEYVGNLNPNLITGWNNTFTYKNLSLSTLVTAKFGGVAFSKTEAFLDSYGVSKRTGEARDAGSIPINAIKGTTPQTTIDPALYYSTIGDRNGIMEPYVFSRTNVRLAQVSLAYNLPIKGTAIKSASISLIGRNLFFFYKKAPFDPEQAMSTNNSMQANDIFAVPGTRSYGLNLKLNF from the coding sequence ATGAAAATGAGGAAAGTTCATTCCACAACCAGTGCCCTAGAAATCACATTTTCTAGCACAAACAGAGGCTTGCGGAAGCTAGCGCTCCTAGCCGTTGCTGCGCTTGGTTTACAGAATACCGCTAATGCTGAAGGTATTGTACCAAACAAAAGCCTATTACCAAATCTCTCCAAGGTGGTAAAACATCCGATCAATGTAAAAACTGTTGCTAAGACAGTAACCGGATTGGTTATCGATGATAGCGGATTACCACTTCCTGGTGCAACTGTTGCCGCAAAAGGGACCAATGCAAAAACAGTTACTAACAGCGAAGGAAAGTTTACGTTAAATGTTCCTGACAATGCCACCACATTGGTAGTTTCCTATATTGGTATGGAATCTCAGGAAGTAAATATCAGCAATTTAACCAATGTAACTATTACGTTAAAAGCTTCCGGTAATGCAAATTTAACAGAGGTGGTTGTTACAGCCTTAGGTGTAAAACGCGAGAAAAGGGCACTGACCTTTGCTGCACAGCAACTTGTTGGTGCAGAACTTACAAAAGCCGGGAGTCCCAATTTTATGGAGGCTTTAAGTGGTAAAGCTGCCGGTATTGATATCGGTATCAGTAACTCTGGTGTTGGAGGTTCAACAAAAACGGTATTAAGGGGTTCAAAATCAATTGCAGGAAATAGTGAAGCACTTTTTGTAATTGATGGGGTACCTGTAGTAAATAACAAAGGCGGACAGCCTGGATCTTATGGTGGAACAGATGGCGGTGATGGTCTTTCTGCACTAAATCAGGATGATTTTGAGTCAGTAACTATTTTAAGGGGTGCCAATGGAGCTATCCTATATGGTAGCCAAGGTGCCAACGGTGTAATTTTAATCAACACCAAGAAAGGTCAGGCTGGCAAAGTTGCTATCGCCTTAAATTCTACGATAAATTTTAGCAATGCAGCAACATTACCTGAGTTTCAGTTTGATTATGGTGCAATAGGTGGCAGCGATTACAGTTGGTCAAAAACAAAGGGAGATTATCAACGTAACTATATTGATGATTTTTTTCAAACCGGCGTAAATACCATTAATTCACTATCAATATCAGGTGGCAATGAAAGAACAACTACTTATTTTTCTTATGGAAATAATCACGCATCGGGTATTGTGCCAACCAGCAGTTACAATAAGCATAATGTTACATTTAGTCAGGAAACAAAAATATTTGATGATAAACTTACTTTGAGTGGAAATGTGAGGTTCTCTAACGAAAAATCAAAAAATCGTTCTGGAGCCGGTTATTACAATAATCCGTTAACTGGGTTATATTTATTTGCCCGTGAAAGAGATTTTAATGAGTATAAAACCAATTATCAAGTTTTTAGTACTGAACGAAATCTGTATAAACAAAACTGGTATTCTACTGAAGAAAAACAAAACAACCCATTTTGGGAATTGTATAATGACCCAAAACTTTCTACCAGTAACAGGGTAATTGCTTCAGCAAAAGCGTCATACTCATTTTTACCACATTTTAAATTTGATGTACGTGGAAACATTGATTATAACGACAGATTATTAGACTACCGCTATGCTGCAGGAGGTAACTCGGTAAGTGTAAGTTCTAACGGAACATGGAATTACACCAAGTATAATGATAAGGCCCTATATGGCGATGCGATTTTAAGCTATGACAATACTTTTGGCAAATTCAGTTTGAATGGTGTATTGGGAGGAAGTATCCAGGATTATACCTTTAATGATGGGATGACTTTTGCCAATGGTACAACACCGCTTCAGTATCCGAACTTTTTCAGTTTCGCAAATCTACCTTATAACCTGGTTATAAATCAAACCTACAGCAGAGTTCAGAAACAAGGCTTATTTGCCAATGCCTCAGTAGGGTTCAAAGATATGCTTTATGTAGATCTGGCAGGACGTAACGACTACGCATCTACCTTGGCAACAACCGGAAACGATTCTTATTTTTATTATTCGGCAGGGGTGTCGGCTATAATCAGCCAGATGATAACCATGCCTAGAGAAATCAATTTCTTAAAACTTAGGGCATCTACTTCGCAAGTTGGAAATGAGGTGCCATATAATATCGTAAACCCAGGTAATGTTATCGGTGGTGCCGGTGGCCCGAACGGCATAGGGGGAATTACCAGAAATACACAGACACCTTTTGCGACATTGGTGCCTGAAAAAATAACTAGTAATGAGATTGGTTTGGAAAGTCGTTTTCTAGATGATAGATTAAGTCTTGATTTTACCTATTATAAAAACACCAGTACTAATCAATTTTTATCGTTACCAGCTCCTTCAGGTTCTGGTTATACTTTTTACTACGTGAATGCAGGTAAGGTATCTAACCAGGGTTTTGAGTTGACGTTAGGTGGAGACCCAATAAAAACAGATAATTTTAAGTGGAACACCTCAGTTAACCTATCGCGAAACACAAACAAGATTGTAGAATTGATTGCCGATAATCCAGGTTATCAGGTAGGTAGCGATAGCGAAGGTTTTAATTCAATAATCAAAGCTGGGGGGTCTTTTAACGACTTATATATTTTCAAATTTGCGCGCAATGCTTCAGGTCAGATTATATTGGACGATGCAGGAAAACCTAGTAAGGCTGCAACACAGGAATATGTTGGAAATTTAAATCCAAATTTAATAACCGGCTGGAATAACACATTTACCTATAAAAACTTAAGTTTAAGTACACTGGTAACAGCTAAGTTCGGTGGTGTTGCTTTCTCTAAAACCGAGGCTTTTCTTGATTCATATGGAGTAAGTAAAAGAACTGGCGAAGCACGAGATGCAGGAAGTATTCCAATTAATGCCATTAAGGGTACTACGCCTCAAACAACAATTGATCCGGCATTGTACTATTCAACAATCGGTGATAGAAATGGAATTATGGAACCTTATGTATTCTCCAGGACAAATGTTCGTTTGGCACAAGTATCACTAGCTTATAATTTACCAATTAAGGGTACTGCAATTAAATCAGCTTCTATTTCGCTAATCGGGCGTAACCTGTTTTTCTTCTATAAAAAAGCACCTTTCGATCCGGAGCAGGCAATGAGTACCAACAATAGTATGCAGGCCAATGATATTTTTGCTGTACCTGGTACACGTTCTTACGGGCTAAATCTTAAGTTAAATTTTTAA
- a CDS encoding RNA polymerase sigma-70 factor: MKTVKPDLSSLWTRMSIEDDVKSFEALYYALFNKLFKFCCYYVTQKEIAEDIISEIFVKCWENRKVNLHVINPETYLFVAVRNQSLKYLKKSSEIHITELEMSGEYPFSDNNNPQKELERKELHIKLDNAIEKLPLQAKMVFRLIKENGLRYKEVAEILNISPRTVQTQLFRAIDKLRATLLTYKEGKDQSGNNDKQNMSGKIISLIFLISITNYFLELCRHF, translated from the coding sequence TTGAAAACAGTAAAGCCCGACTTATCTAGTCTATGGACCAGGATGTCTATTGAAGATGATGTTAAATCCTTCGAGGCTTTGTATTATGCATTATTCAATAAGCTTTTTAAATTTTGTTGTTACTATGTAACTCAGAAGGAGATTGCGGAAGATATCATTTCAGAAATTTTTGTAAAGTGTTGGGAAAACAGAAAAGTAAACCTGCACGTAATTAATCCTGAAACATATCTGTTTGTTGCTGTTAGAAATCAATCATTAAAGTATCTCAAAAAATCTTCTGAAATACATATCACTGAATTAGAAATGTCTGGCGAATACCCATTCTCTGACAATAATAACCCTCAGAAAGAATTGGAACGTAAAGAGCTGCATATTAAACTGGATAACGCAATTGAAAAGCTCCCATTGCAGGCAAAAATGGTTTTTAGATTGATAAAAGAAAATGGATTGAGATACAAAGAGGTCGCTGAAATACTAAACATATCTCCAAGAACCGTACAAACGCAGCTTTTTAGAGCTATTGATAAACTTAGGGCTACCCTGCTTACATACAAAGAAGGCAAGGATCAATCTGGCAATAATGATAAACAAAATATGAGCGGTAAAATTATAAGCCTTATTTTTTTAATAAGTATAACAAACTATTTTTTAGAGCTTTGTAGGCATTTTTAA